AGAAAAAATAAAAAGAGAAAATCTGCAGCTGGAAGCTGTTCTGAATAATGATATGATTGGTAATCCCAAAGCGGGTGAAACAGGAGAGATCAATACCCGGACACTTCGTGTATTCAGTGAAGGTATGCCTTACAAAGATCTGGATAAAAAAGCAATGACAATCAGGAATCTGGGTTTTGAAAATGATAGCGAATCCAGACAGCTGGCAAGATATATCAAAGAAATCACAGAACAATATGTTAAAGGACTTGAAATAAAACTGATCTACCGTAATGACAGATTTTTGCGTGGAGGCGATCATACCAGCTTTGTTAATAATGGATTTCCTTCTGTAAGACTTACCGAATATTATGAAAATTATGATCATCAGCATCAGGATATCAGAGTGGAAAATAACAAACAATATGGTGATCTTCCGGAATTTATAGATTTTAAATATCTGAAGAAAAATATTGCGGCCAATATTGCGGTTTTGGCGAACCTTGCAAAATCCACTTCAAAACCTGAAAAGGTAGAAATGGATGTTAAAGAACTGACCAATTCCACAACGCTTCATTGGGAAAAGCCATTATCCGGAACGCCAATGGGATATTATGTGCTGGCTCGGGAGACGGATAGTGCGGTATGGCAGAAAAAAATATTTACAACAGCACTTTCCATTAAAGTTCCTTTATCGAAGGATAATTATATTTTTG
This region of Chryseobacterium culicis genomic DNA includes:
- a CDS encoding M20/M25/M40 family metallo-hydrolase; this encodes MKYSVFLLLISCSVFSQRPSKDVEVKKYVTQVNEDSLKSYIGKLVSFGTRHTLSATDDPKQGIGAARNWVIKKFKDYAKNSGGRMEVYLQQEDIQPDGKRIDQTVNLGNAVAFLKGTDPNDKRVFLIGGHLDSRVTDVMNRTSAAPGANDDGSGVSAVIESARILSRSSFPASIIFVAFSGEEQSLLGSRQLAEKIKRENLQLEAVLNNDMIGNPKAGETGEINTRTLRVFSEGMPYKDLDKKAMTIRNLGFENDSESRQLARYIKEITEQYVKGLEIKLIYRNDRFLRGGDHTSFVNNGFPSVRLTEYYENYDHQHQDIRVENNKQYGDLPEFIDFKYLKKNIAANIAVLANLAKSTSKPEKVEMDVKELTNSTTLHWEKPLSGTPMGYYVLARETDSAVWQKKIFTTALSIKVPLSKDNYIFAVQTISDSGNLGVPVIPGIAK